A window of Polypterus senegalus isolate Bchr_013 chromosome 14, ASM1683550v1, whole genome shotgun sequence contains these coding sequences:
- the LOC120543519 gene encoding histone H2A-like, with translation MSGRGKTGGKARAKAKTRSSRAGLQFPVGRVHRLLRKGNYAERVGAGAPVYLAAVLEYLTAEILELAGNAARDNKKTRIIPRHLQLAVRNDEELNKLLGGVTIAQGGVLPNIQAVLLPKKTEKPAKSK, from the coding sequence ATGTCTGGAAGAGGAAAGACTGGCGGTAAGGCACGTGCTAAGGCTAAGACTCGCTCTTCTCGAGCTGGTTTGCAGTTCCCTGTCGGCCGTGTTCACAGGCTCCTACGGAAAGGCAACTATGCTGAGCGGGTGGGCGCTGGTGCTCCCGTTTACTTGGCTGCCGTGCTCGAGTACCTGACCGCTGAAATTCTCGAGTTGGCCGGGAATGCTGCCCGTGATAACAAGAAAACCAGAATCATCCCTCGCCATCTTCAGCTGGCTGTGCGTAACGATGAGGAGCTCAATAAGTTGTTAGGTGGCGTGACCATCGCTCAGGGTGGTGTGCTGCCCAACATTCAGGCCGTGCTTCTGCCCAAGAAGACCGAGAAACCAGCTAAGAGCAAGTAG
- the LOC120543521 gene encoding histone H2B 5-like translates to MPEPKAAPAPAPKKGSKKAVSKSQAKGGKKRRKSRKESYSIYVYKVLKQVHPDTGISSKAMGIMNSFVNDIFERIAGESSRLAHYNKRSTISSREIQTAVRLLLPGELAKHAVSEGTKAVTKYTSSK, encoded by the coding sequence ATGCCTGAACCTAAAGCTGCTCCTGCTCCTGCTCCTAAGAAGGGCTCTAAGAAAGCCGTTTCTAAGAGCCAGGCGAAGGGAGGAAAGAAACGCAGAAAGTCCAGGAAGGAAAGTTATTCCATCTATGTGTACAAGGTACTGAAGCAAGTTCATCCCGATACGGGCATTTCTTCAAAGGCAATGGGAATCATGAATTCGTTTGTGAACGACATCTTCGAGCGCATTGCCGGAGAGTCTTCTCGGTTGGCTCATTATAACAAGCGCTCCACTATTTCTTCCCGGGAGATCCAAACTGCTGTGAGGCTCCTGTTACCTGGAGAGTTGGCCAAGCACGCTGTGTCCGAGGGCACCAAAGCAGTTACTAAGTATACCAGCTCTAAGTAA
- the LOC120543528 gene encoding histone H4, producing MSGRGKGGKGLGKGGAKRHRKVLRDNIQGITKPAIRRLARRGGVKRISGLIYEETRGVLKVFLENVIRDAVTYTEHAKRKTVTAMDVVYALKRQGRTLYGFGG from the coding sequence ATGTCTGGTCGTGGTAAAGGTGGAAAGGGACTTGGCAAGGGTGGCGCAAAGCGTCATCGTAAAGTTCTGCGAGATAACATTCAAGGTATTACAAAGCCTGCTATCCGTCGTTTGGCTCGGAGAGGTGGAGTGAAGCGAATTTCTGGGTTGATCTATGAAGAAACCCGTGGAGTGCTGAAAGTGTTCTTGGAGAATGTCATTCGGGATGCTGTCACCTATACTGAGCATGCCAAGAGAAAAACTGTCACTGCCATGGATGTGGTATACGCTTTGAAGAGGCAGGGTCGTACTCTGTATGGCTTCGGAGGTTAA
- the LOC120514188 gene encoding histone H4: MSGRGKGGKGLGKGGAKRHRKVLRDNIQGITKPAIRRLARRGGVKRISGLIYEETRGVLKVFLENVIRDAVTYTEHAKRKTVTAMDVVYALKRQGRTLYGFGG; this comes from the coding sequence ATGTCTGGTCGTGGTAAAGGTGGAAAGGGACTTGGTAAGGGTGGCGCAAAGCGTCACCGTAAAGTTCTGCGAGATAACATTCAAGGTATTACAAAGCCTGCTATCCGTCGTTTGGCTCGTAGAGGTGGAGTGAAGCGAATTTCTGGGTTGATCTATGAAGAAACCCGTGGAGTGTTGAAAGTGTTCTTGGAGAATGTCATTCGGGATGCTGTCACCTATACTGAGCATGCCAAGAGAAAAACTGTCACTGCCATGGACGTGGTATACGCTTTGAAGAGGCAGGGTCGTACTCTGTATGGCTTCGGAGGTTAA
- the LOC120514822 gene encoding histone H2B 5-like → MPEPKAAPAPKKGSKKAVSKSQAKGGKKRRKSRKESYSIYVYKVLKQVHPDTGISSKAMGIMNSFVNDIFERIAGESSRLAHYNKRSTISSREIQTAVRLLLPGELAKHAVSEGTKAVTKYTSSK, encoded by the coding sequence ATGCCTGAGCCGAAAGCCGCTCCTGCTCCTAAGAAGGGCTCTAAGAAAGCCGTTTCTAAGAGTCAGGCGAAGGGGGGAAAGAAACGCAGAAAATCCAGGAAGGAAAGTTATTCCATCTATGTGTACAAGGTACTGAAGCAAGTTCATCCCGATACGGGCATTTCTTCAAAGGCAATGGGAATCATGAATTCGTTTGTGAACGACATCTTCGAGCGCATTGCCGGAGAGTCTTCTCGGTTGGCGCATTATAACAAGCGCTCCACTATTTCTTCCCGGGAGATCCAAACTGCTGTGAGGCTCCTGTTACCTGGAGAGTTGGCAAAGCATGCTGTGTCCGAGGGCACCAAAGCAGTTACTAAGTATACCAGTTCCAAGTAA
- the LOC120515101 gene encoding histone H2A-like, with the protein MSGRGKTGGKARAKAKTRSSRAGLQFPVGRVHRLLRKGNYAERVGAGAPVYLAAVLEYLTAEILELAGNAARDNKKTRIIPRHLQLAVRNDEELNKLLGGVTIAQGGVLPNIQAVLLPKKTEKPAKSK; encoded by the coding sequence ATGTCTGGAAGAGGGAAGACTGGCGGTAAGGCACGTGCTAAGGCTAAGACTCGATCCTCTCGAGCTGGTTTGCAGTTCCCTGTCGGCCGTGTTCACAGGCTCCTGCGGAAAGGCAACTATGCTGAGCGGGTGGGCGCTGGTGCTCCCGTTTACTTGGCTGCCGTGCTCGAGTATCTGACCGCTGAAATTCTTGAGTTGGCCGGGAATGCTGCCCGCGATAACAAGAAAACCAGAATCATTCCTCGCCATCTTCAGCTGGCTGTGCGTAACGATGAGGAGCTCAATAAGTTGTTAGGTGGCGTGACCATCGCTCAGGGTGGTGTGCTGCCCAACATTCAGGCCGTGCTTCTGCCCAAGAAGACCGAGAAACCAGCTAAGAGCAAGTAG
- the LOC120514836 gene encoding histone H1-like — protein sequence MAETAPAAPAPAKAPKKKASSKPKKTGPGVSDLIVKAVSASKERHGLSLAGLKKALVAGGYDVEKNNARVKLSVKSLVSKGSLVQTSGTGASGSFKINKKQSEPKVKSTKKKATPKKKPAAKKPAAAKKVKKPAAKKPAAAKKTAKKPAAAKKATKSPKKAKPAANPKKAVKSPKKVKAAKPKVAKAKTVKKAAPKKK from the coding sequence atggcagaaaccGCGCCAGCAGCACCCGCTCCGGCTAAAGCGCCAAAGAAGAAAGCGAGCTCGAAGCCTAAAAAGACCGGCCCTGGCGTCTCTGATTTGATTGTCAAGGCTGTGTCGGCTTCAAAAGAGCGTCACGGTCTCTCGTTGGCTGGACTCAAGAAGGCTCTTGTCGCCGGTGGCTACGATGTGGAGAAAAATAACGCTCGCGTGAAACTGTCCGTTAAAAGCCTTGTGAGTAAAGGCTCTCTCGTGCAGACAAGCGGCACCGGGGCTTCCGGATCctttaaaatcaataagaaaCAGTCGGAACCCAAGGTGAAGTCCACCAAGAAAAAGGCGACACCGAAAAAGAAGCCAGCGGCGAAAAAGCCCGCTGCCGCCAAGAAAGTGAAGAAACCGGCAGCGAAGAAACCCGCGGCAGCCAAGAAAACTGCTAAGAAGCCTGCAGCAGCAAAGAAAGCCACCAAGAGCCCTAAGAAAGCGAAGCCGGCTGCAAACCCCAAAAAGGCTGTTAAGAGCCCGAAGAAGGTCAAAGCAGCAAAGCCTAAGGTGGCCAAAGCGAAGACTGTAAAGAAGGCAGCACCCAAAAAGAAGTGA
- the LOC120514876 gene encoding histone H3, protein MARTKQTARKSTGGKAPRKQLATKAARKSAPATGGVKKPHRYRPGTVALREIRRYQKSTELLIRKLPFQRLVREIAQDFKTDLRFQSSAVMALQEASEAYLVGLFEDTNLCAIHAKRVTIMPKDIQLARRIRGERA, encoded by the coding sequence ATGGCAAGAACGAAGCAGACAGCCCGTAAATCTACTGGAGGTAAAGCTCCCCGAAAACAGCTCGCCACTAAAGCAGCTCGTAAGAGCGCTCCTGCAACCGGTGGCGTGAAGAAGCCTCACCGTTACAGGCCCGGCACTGTAGCTCTGAGAGAGATTCGTCGCTACCAGAAGTCCACTGAGTTGCTCATCCGCAAGCTGCCCTTCCAGAGATTGGTAAGAGAAATCGCTCAGGATTTCAAGACTGATCTCCGTTTCCAGAGCTCCGCCGTCATGGCTCTACAGGAGGCCAGTGAGGCGTACTTGGTCGGTCTGTTCGAAGACACCAACTTGTGTGCCATCCACGCCAAGAGGGTGACCATAATGCCGAAGGACATCCAGCTGGCTCGCCGCATTCGTGGAGAACGCGCTTAA